The proteins below come from a single Capsicum annuum cultivar UCD-10X-F1 unplaced genomic scaffold, UCD10Xv1.1 ctg63996, whole genome shotgun sequence genomic window:
- the LOC124893704 gene encoding uncharacterized protein LOC124893704 yields MTDLVVPVVAEFAIVERSKAVVAEFAIVERSKVESITSCYQPISSFLINTKTLNLIHSSNLLNQISRPTPSLSRLSLKNRPSPKPKPAPPPATQQPTSAGQATAIPPFFDQAPRHQKPSNHASDDLFHFLQTTSQLCLSGEAPNVAVPPPQQQQQRCSAAPLLCHRQTSVCLRPNSPPTTTKTTAALPPFAAAAPVEYTKHDGFLNPSKVLWSSCARMLLSSWIYRLDLLFISLLLRFKFVLMCCVNIYIVINYEDCLGAGVYVFYVPCESLRQINLGFIT; encoded by the exons ATGACTGATTTGGTTGtgcctgtggttgctgaatttgctATTGTTGAGCGTTCCAAGgctgtggttgctgaatttgctATTGTTGAGCGTTCCAAGGTTGAGTCTATCACTTCATGTT atcaaCCCATCTCTTCTTTCCTTATTAACACCAAAACCCTAAACCTAATTCATTCCTCTAATCTTCTAAACCAAATCAGCCGCCCCACCCCCTCTCTCTCTCGTCTCTCTCTAAAAAATCGACCATCGCCAAAGCCAAAACCGGCGCCTCCTCCGGCAACGCAGCAACCAACCTCCGCTGGTCAAGCTACCGCGATCCCTCCGTTCTTCGACCAAGCCCCGCGCCACCAGAAGCCCTCAAACCACGCCTCCGACGACCTCTTCCATTTCCTTCAAACCACCAGCCAACTTTGCCTCTCCGGCGAAGCTCCAAACGTCGCTGTTCCGCCtccacaacaacaacagcaacgaTGCTCTGCCGCCCCTCTCCTTTGCCATCGCCAGACATCAGTTTGCCTCCGTCCCAATTCACCAcccacaacaacaaaaacaacagcGGCATTGCCGCCCTTTGCCGCCGCTGCTCCGGTCGAGTACACGAAACATGACGGATTCTTAAATCCGTCAAAG GTACTTTGGTCGAGTTGTGCTAGAATGTTGCTGTCTTCATGGATATATCGCcttgatttactttttatttctcttttattacgATTCAAATTTGTACTAATGTGTTGTGTAAACATCTATATAGTAATAAATTATGAAGACTGCTTGGGAGCGGGGGTTTATGTGTTTTACGTACCATGTGAATCACTTAGGCAAATAAATTTAGGATTTATTACTTGA